The proteins below are encoded in one region of Ricinus communis isolate WT05 ecotype wild-type chromosome 6, ASM1957865v1, whole genome shotgun sequence:
- the LOC8264165 gene encoding SAC3 family protein A — MMNRGVNMQTISSVDSNSLEARYTADASQPHDSSYFPSTTGPEAASWTMHRVDNHSAENGIPSDSTFQHDQPAEPSTSNVQHGLNATSVASSSTLASASASQDYSSYASYSNATDPYGYTSTGYPGYYNGYQQQLNHSYSQQQPNHAYSQQQPNHGYSQQQPNHAYSQQLPNHAQQQPNHAYSQQQPNHAYSQQQPNHAYTQPLGAYQNTGAPYQPLSTFQNTGSYAGTSSYSATYYNPGDYQTSGAYPSNGYNNQTTLWNDSNYANYTTQQYSNYASDTTSAYSSGTAAATSVNYQQHYKQWADYYNQTEVTCAPGTEHLSVSSTSNQGTSASGVTSGYPNSNSQPPSSFTPSWRPESTSSELPSVQGGAATSGSYDSYWKQGALSFQNHQASPMQPHFQKSLDSKTYDNFQEQQKTVLQGPNSQYPAAHQVPQNYQPPVQTLPSLDTRRVSKLQIPTNPRIASNLALGLSKTDKDGSTTGAAAKPAYIAVSMPKPNDKVLASDVADSMLKPGMFPNSLRFYVERALKRCRDLCKNDPQTKACQAVMKEVITKATADGTLHTRDWDTEPLFPLPNPDFADKESSQFSTPVASLPKYKRSPSKRSKSRWEPLPEEKSAEKSVSVGNNNVKYGGWDRQPVSGHPESKDDAFTSIKFSLPEHKTVTKGAQRPLKKQRLADGFNSAENGDASSDSDKEQSLTAYYSGAIALANSPEEKKKRENRSKRFEKGQGHRSEINYFKPKNAGTANLYGKRASALMLSKTFDDGGSRAVEDIDWDALTVKGTCQEIAKRYLRLTSAPDPSTVRPEDVLEKALLMVQNSQKNYLYKCDQLKSIRQDLTVQRIRNQLTVKVYETHARLALEAGDLPEYNQCQSQLKTLYAEGIEGCHMEFAAYNLLCVILHANNNRDLVSSMSRLTEEAKKDRAIKHALAVRAAVTSGNYVMFFRLYKKAPNLNTCLMDLCVEKIRYKAVSCISRSYRPTVPVSYIAQVLGFSTAGEENDEESLGLEECVDWLKAHGACLVTDSNGEMQLDAKASSSSLYIPEPEDAVSHGDANLAVNDFFTRTSL; from the exons ATGATGAATCGAGGAGTTAATATGCAGACTATATCTTCTGTTGACTCCAATTCGCTCGAG GCTCGATATACTGCCGATGCAAGCCAACCACATGATTCTTCATATTTTCCGTCCACAACAGGGCCTGAAGCTGCTTCATGGACCATGCATAGGGTGGATAACCACTCTGCAGAAAATGGGATTCCCTCAGATTCAACTTTTCAGCATGATCAACCAGCAGAGCCATCAACAAGTAATGTTCAACACGGCCTGAATGCAACATCTGTTGCTAGTTCATCGACTTTGGCATCAGCAAGTGCCTCACAAGACTATAGTAGCTATGCATCTTACTCAAATGCTACAGATCCATATGGTTATACTAGCACGGGATATCCAGGTTACTATAATGGCTATCAACAGCAACTTAACCATTCGTACTCTCAGCAGCAGCCTAACCACGCGTACTCCCAGCAGCAGCCTAACCACGGGTACTCCCAGCAGCAGCCTAACCACGCATACTCTCAGCAGCTACCTAACCATGCACAGCAGCAGCCTAACCATGCATACTCTCAGCAGCAACCTAACCATGCATACTCTCAGCAGCAACCTAACCATGCATACACTCAGCCTCTAGGAGCATATCAAAACACAGGTGCTCCTTATCAGCCTCTTTCTACATTTCAGAATACAGGGTCTTATGCTGGGACTTCAAGTTATTCAGCCACTTATTACAATCCTGGTGATTATCAGACTTCTGGAGCTTACCCAAGTAACGGATACAATAATCAGACTACTTTGTGGAATGATAGCAATTATGCAAATTATACAACGCAGCAGTATTCAAATTATGCTTCAGACACAACAAGTGCTTATAGTTCTGGTACTGCAGCTGCAACTTCAGTAAATTACCAACAACACTACAAGCAATGGGCAGATTATTACAATCAAACAGAAGTGACTTGTGCTCCTGGGACGGAACACTTGTCTGTTTCTAGTACATCCAATCAGGGGACTTCAGCTTCTGGTGTTACTTCTGGATACCCAAATTCCAACAGCCAGCCTCCCTCATCTTTTACACCCTCTTGGAGGCCGGAATCTACTTCATCTGAATTGCCTTCTGTGCAG GGTGGGGCAGCAACTAGTGGTTCTTATGATAGCTACTGGAAGCAAGGGGCTTTGAGTTTTCAAAATCATCAAGCTAGTCCTATGCAACCACATTTTCAAAAATCTTTGGATTCAAAAACTTATGATAATTTTCAGGAACAACAAAAGACTGTTCTGCAAGGTCCTAATTCACAATATCCTGCTGCTCACCAGGTGCCCCAGAATTATCAACCTCCTGTACAAACACTTCCATCATTGGATACGCGAAGGGTAAGCAAATTGCAGATTCCAACAAATCCTAGAATTGCTTCAAATTTGGCTTTGGGTTTATCAAAAACCGATAAGGATGGTTCTACAACCGGTGCAGCAGCAAAACCTGCTTATATTGCTGTCTCTATGCCAAAGCCAAATGACAAAGTGTTGGCTAGTGATGTGGCTGATTCCATGCTTAAG CCTGGTATGTTCCCAAATTCATTGCGTTTTTATGTTGAGAGGGCTTTGAAACGTTGTCGAGATCTCTGTAAAAATGATCCACAAACGAAAGCTTGTCAGGCTGTGATGAAGGAG GTCATTACTAAGGCAACTGCTGATGGAACACTTCACACTCGAGACTGGGACACTGAGCCTCTTTTTCCATTACCAAACCCTGATTTTGCTGATAAGGA GAGTTCACAATTTTCAACTCCTGTTGCTTCATTACCAAAGTACAAAAGGAGTCCAAGCAAAAGATCCAAAAGTAGGTGGGAGCCTTTACCTGAGGAGAAATCAGCCGAAAAATCTGTTTCTGTTGgtaataataatgtaaaatatGGTGGTTGGGATAGACAG CCTGTAAGTGGGCATCCTGAGAGCAAGGATGATGCTTTCACTAGCATCAAGTTCTCTTTACCAGAGCATAAAACGGTTACTAAAGGTGCACAAAGGCCACTTAAGAAGCAACGCCTTGCTGATGGATTTAATAGTGCTGAAAATGGTGATGCATCAAGTGATAGTGATAAGGAACAAAGTTTAACAGCTTATTATTCTGGTGCAATAGCACTTGCAAATTCACcagaggaaaagaagaaacgTGAAAATCGCTCAAAGCGTTTTGAAAAAGGGCAAGGGCATCGATCAGAAATCAATTATTTCAAGCCAAAAAATGCCGGAACTGCAAACCTGTATGGTAAACGGGCTAGTGCCCTGATGCTTAGTAAAACCTTTGATGATGGTGGAAGTAGGGCTGTTGAAGACATTGACTGGGATGCACTAACTGTCAAAGGGACCTGTCAGGAAATTGCAAAACGTTATTTGCGTCTCACTTCTGCACCCGATCCTTCTACT GTGAGACCAGAAGATGTGCTAGAGAAAGCTCTGCTGATGGTTCAAAATTCTCAGAAAAACTACCTGTATAAATGTGATCAATTGAAGTCTATTCGTCAGGATCTAACTGTACAACGAATAAGGAATCAACTAACAGTTAAG GTGTATGAAACTCATGCTCGATTAGCATTGGAAGCAGGGGACCTGCCCGAGTATAATCAG TGCCAGTCACAGTTAAAAACCCTTTACGCTGAAGGAATTGAAGGATGCCATATGGAGTTTGCAGCTTACAACTTACTTTGTGTTATCTTGCATGCTAATAACAACAGAGATCTTGTATCATCAATGTCAAG ATTAACAGAGGAAGCAAAGAAGGATAGAGCTATTAAGCATGCCCTCGCAGTTCGTGCAGCAGTAACTTCAGGAAACTATGTTATGTTCTTCAGATTGTACAAGAAAGCGCCTAACTTAAACACTTGTCTTATGG ATCTTTGTGTTGAAAAGATACGGTACAAGGCTGTAAGCTGCATATCCCGGTCATATCGCCCGACTGTACCTGTCTCATATATTGCGCAGGTCTTGGGCTTCTCCACGGCAGGTGAAGAAAACGATGAGGAGTCACTTGGACTAGAGGAATGTGTAGATTGGTTGAAAGCACATGGTGCATGCCTCGTGACAGATAGCAATGGAGAGATGCAGCTTGATGCAAAG GCTTCGTCTTCTAGCCTCTACATTCCAGAGCCTGAGGATGCTGTATCCCATGGAGATGCTAACCTCGCTGTTAATGATTTTTTCACACGGACATCGTTGTAG
- the LOC8264166 gene encoding uncharacterized protein LOC8264166 — protein sequence MQFLPQKYIQQLKIKKIKSKFRHNFVIQQSRSSMAATILTPPRLQLSTTTPFPSPRVSFPLKSKPYLSFTTRATTDDDPQPESQTSRPAPGSDSDSDPFESRLSNVRLRYRSGTGKKAEVRKSKKGVSKSGTGSGLYLPPVPLKEAVSGGVKVEFGFSRYTERVNGRIAILGLTALLLVELATGKGVINYHTPAVVLIQVYLVAAVSALYIKYEKEKVSVWPRE from the coding sequence ATGCAGTTCCTTCCACAAAAATATAtccaacaattaaaaataaaaaaaataaaatcgaaaTTTAGACATAATTTTGTTATCCAACAATCTCGCTCTTCAATGGCGGCGACAATCCTCACTCCACCGCGTCTCCAACTCTCGACAACGACGCCGTTTCCATCTCCACGCGTCTCGTTCCCTCTCAAATCCAAACCTTACCTCTCCTTCACCACACGCGCCACAACCGACGATGATCCCCAACCCGAATCACAAACTTCCAGACCGGCACCCGGCTCCGACTCCGACAGCGACCCCTTCGAATCCCGTCTCTCAAATGTCCGCCTCCGATACCGTAGCGGAACCGGAAAGAAAGCGGAGGTTAGGAAGTCTAAAAAAGGAGTATCCAAATCCGGTACCGGATCCGGACTGTACCTTCCACCAGTGCCTTTAAAGGAGGCGGTGTCAGGCGGTGTGAAAGTGGAGTTCGGGTTTAGTCGGTATACTGAGAGGGTAAACGGGCGGATAGCGATACTAGGGCTAACGGCATTATTGTTGGTGGAATTAGCGACAGGAAAAGGCGTGATTAATTATCACACGCCAGCAGTTGTGTTAATTCAGGTTTACCTTGTAGCGGCGGTGTCGGCTCTGTATATTAAGTATGAGAAGGAAAAAGTTAGCGTTTGGCCTCGAGAATGA